In the Gossypium raimondii isolate GPD5lz chromosome 9, ASM2569854v1, whole genome shotgun sequence genome, one interval contains:
- the LOC105800323 gene encoding dual specificity protein phosphatase 1B isoform X1, producing MDQIHYSIENEMQERCRVDIYRKFQGNGALCQIEEGLFLGSLGDASNKGALKSSNVTHILTVANLSLPLYPNEFAHKIIEVMDREDTNLMQYFDECFSFIDEAKRLGGGVLVHCFMGISRSVTVVIAYLMKKHGMRLSQALEHVKRRRPQASPNSGFILQLQQFEKTLRGKEYEKTRLNRSALVCRSIFSFFNKKQ from the exons ATGGATCAGATCCATTATTCCATCGAAAATGAAATGCAAGAAAGGTGCAGGGTagatatatatagaaaatttcaaGGAAACGGTGCTCTATGCCAAATTGAAGAG GGCCTTTTTTTGGGTTCCTTGGGTGATGCAAGCAATAAGGGTGCATTGAAAAGCTCCAATGTAACGCATATCTTAACCGTGGCTAACCTATCTCTTCCTTTGTATCCAAATGAGTTTGCTCATAAAATTATCGAAG TCATGGACAGGGAAGATACGAATCTAATGCAGTATTTTGACGAGTGTTTCAGCTTCATCGATGAAGCTAAAAGACTAGGTGGTGGTGTGTTGGTTCACTGCTTTATGGGAATATCTAGAAG TGTGACAGTGGTTATTGCTTATCTAATGAAAAAGCATGGTATGAGGCTTTCTCAAGCTTTGGAACATGTAAAGCGTAGACGACCTCAAGCATCTCCGAATTCTGGTTTCATTTTACAGCTGCAACAATTTGAAAAAACCCTTCGAG GTAAGGAATATGAAAAGACTCGGCTCAATCGGTCTGCGTTAGTTTGTCGGTCCAttttctccttcttcaacaAAAAGCAGTGA
- the LOC105800323 gene encoding dual specificity protein phosphatase 1B isoform X2, with protein MDQIHYSIENEMQERCRVDIYRKFQGNGALCQIEEGLFLGSLGDASNKGALKSSNVTHILTVANLSLPLYPNEFAHKIIEVMDREDTNLMQYFDECFSFIDEAKRLGGGVLVHCFMGISRSVTVVIAYLMKKHGMRLSQALEHVKRRRPQASPNSGFILQLQQFEKTLRG; from the exons ATGGATCAGATCCATTATTCCATCGAAAATGAAATGCAAGAAAGGTGCAGGGTagatatatatagaaaatttcaaGGAAACGGTGCTCTATGCCAAATTGAAGAG GGCCTTTTTTTGGGTTCCTTGGGTGATGCAAGCAATAAGGGTGCATTGAAAAGCTCCAATGTAACGCATATCTTAACCGTGGCTAACCTATCTCTTCCTTTGTATCCAAATGAGTTTGCTCATAAAATTATCGAAG TCATGGACAGGGAAGATACGAATCTAATGCAGTATTTTGACGAGTGTTTCAGCTTCATCGATGAAGCTAAAAGACTAGGTGGTGGTGTGTTGGTTCACTGCTTTATGGGAATATCTAGAAG TGTGACAGTGGTTATTGCTTATCTAATGAAAAAGCATGGTATGAGGCTTTCTCAAGCTTTGGAACATGTAAAGCGTAGACGACCTCAAGCATCTCCGAATTCTGGTTTCATTTTACAGCTGCAACAATTTGAAAAAACCCTTCGAGGTTGA
- the LOC105800326 gene encoding guanylate kinase 3, chloroplastic, translating into MFRRFCTSLFHAKQLPFAFPLKPTFSTPRTLPKGLFFTSAIKMADTQKFRSFPSLEKASKPELLRALESSLGISFSSDSICPSPNPLIIVISGPSGVGKDAVIKRLREVRENLHFVVTATSRGMRPGEVNGKDYFFVSKDEFLSMVEKDELLEYALVYGDYKGIPKKQIRDFMAKGCDIVLRVDIQGAETLRKALGDSGVFIFLVAESELALVERLIDRKTESEEELLVRIATAREEVKRVKRFDYVVVNAKGKLEEAVDLVGSIIDAEKAKVRQREPMI; encoded by the coding sequence ATGTTTCGTAGATTCTGCACCTCTCTCTTTCACGCCAAACAGCTCCCCTTCGCCTTCCCCCTAAAACCCACTTTTTCAACACCCCGAACTCTTCCCAAAGGACTCTTTTTCACTTCCGCCATCAAAATGGCTGATACCCAGAAGTTCCGTTCTTTTCCCTCCCTTGAAAAAGCCTCAAAACCAGAGTTACTTCGTGCTTTGGAGTCTTCTTTAGGAATATCTTTCAGCTCTGACTCTATTTGCCCCTCCCCAAATCCTTTAATCATTGTTATAAGTGGTCCGAGTGGGGTGGGCAAAGATGCAGTCATCAAAAGATTGAGAGAAGTTAGGGAGAATCTTCATTTTGTTGTTACTGCTACAAGCAGAGGAATGAGACCTGGTGAAGTTAATGGTAAGGATTACTTTTTTGTGTCAAAGGATGAGTTTTTATCAATGGTTGAAAAAGATGAGCTTTTGGAGTATGCTTTAGTTTATGGGGATTATAAAGGAATACCCAAGAAGCAAATAAGGGATTTTATGGCAAAAGGGTGTGATATTGTGTTGAGAGTGGACATTCAAGGAGCTGAAACATTAAGGAAGGCTCTTGGGGATTCTGGGGTGTTCATTTTTCTGGTGGCTGAGAGTGAGCTTGCTCTTGTTGAGAGGCTGATCGACAGGAAGACTGAGAGTGAGGAGGAATTGCTTGTTAGGATTGCTACTGCTAGAGAAGAGGTGAAGCGTGTTAAGAGATTTGATTATGTTGTTGTTAATGCTAAAGGGAAGCTTGAGGAGGCTGTAGATTTGGTGGGGTCTATCATTGATGCTGAGAAGGCTAAGGTTAGGCAAAGGGAGCCAATGATTTGA
- the LOC105800325 gene encoding dual specificity protein phosphatase 1 — protein MSRIDDSMRNQIAALLRVINFTRTFREDTVPCEIEEGLFLGSIAAANNIDALKSLNITHILTVASSLKPVHTNDFVYKVIPVLDKEDTNLSQYFDECFNFIDEAKREGGGVLVHCFVGKSRSVTIVVAYLMKKHGMSLSQAFEHVRSKRPLASPNPGFIQQLKEFEKSLQEPTKNK, from the exons ATGAGTCGGATTGATGATTCTATGCGAAATCAAATAGCAGCTCTTTTGCGAGTTATAAATTTCACACGAACTTTCAGAGAAGACACCGTTCCATGTGAAATAGAAGAG GGTCTCTTTTTGGGTTCTATTGCAGCTGCTAATAATATTGATGCacttaaaagtttaaatatcaCGCACATCTTAACTGTGGCTAGTTCCCTGAAACCTGTACATACCAATGACTTCGTGTACAAAGTTATACCAG TCTTGGACAAAGAAGACACAAACTTAAGTCAGTATTTTGATGAATGCTTCAATTTCATTGATGAAGCAAAAAGAGAAGGTGGTGGTGTATTGGTTCACTGCTTCGTTGGAAAATCAAGAAG TGTGACTATCGTTGTTGCCTATTTAATGAAAAAGCATGGTATGAGCCTTTCACAGGCCTTTGAACATGTGAGGAGCAAACGACCACTGGCATCTCCTAATCCTGGTTTCATCCAGCAATTGAAAGAGTTTGAAAAATCTCTTCAAG AGCCAACAAAGAACAAATGA